In a single window of the Amycolatopsis sp. cg5 genome:
- a CDS encoding DinB family protein: protein MDWAKELADQLDWHWNAQLRPRMAGLTDDEYFWEPVPDCWTVRSGHRIDWAWPPPEPAPVTTIAWRLAHVIVGVLGLRTHTHFGGPAVGFDDFPYADNAATALTQLDDAYVLWMDGVRGLSAEALTAPSGEPGFEDYPLAALILHIHREVIHHGAEISLLRDLYQRR from the coding sequence ATGGACTGGGCAAAGGAGCTGGCCGACCAGCTCGACTGGCATTGGAACGCGCAGCTGCGGCCGAGGATGGCCGGGCTCACCGACGACGAGTACTTCTGGGAACCGGTGCCGGATTGCTGGACCGTGCGCAGCGGCCACCGGATCGACTGGGCCTGGCCACCGCCGGAGCCCGCGCCGGTCACGACGATCGCGTGGCGCCTGGCGCACGTCATCGTCGGCGTTCTGGGCCTGCGCACGCACACGCACTTCGGCGGACCGGCCGTCGGCTTCGACGACTTCCCGTACGCCGACAACGCCGCGACCGCGTTGACCCAGCTCGACGACGCCTACGTGTTGTGGATGGACGGGGTGCGCGGGCTGAGCGCCGAAGCGCTGACCGCGCCGTCCGGCGAACCAGGGTTCGAGGACTACCCGCTGGCCGCGCTGATCTTGCACATCCACCGCGAGGTCATCCACCACGGCGCCGAAATATCGCTTCTGCGCGATCTTTACCAGCGCAGGTGA
- a CDS encoding PspC domain-containing protein: MVAPDGPPKMFRRRSGRALAGVAGGLADHLGAKVLWVRLGFAILAALGGMGLLAYGLLWVFAPQESEESAARHKQPAKERQQAFGLMALGVGLGVAGGTVTGAISGWVAVPLALALIGAAVVWREADESQRRRWRDGAKDGFVGALFGGGGWSAAVRILAGVALVMTGIGVVVLRDSSFDQVQFALIAVIATLIGVAVLTIPFWLRMVRDLSDERKARIRTDERAEIAAHLHDSVLQTLALIQKQADSPREVARLARGQERELRAWLYGPSGYGKPAESAPNGRFSEALAAACGEVEDTFAISVQQVVVGEADLDEPLIALVQAARESIVNAAKHAGVEEVSVYAEVEPTAVTVFVRDRGKGFDPEVVPEDRHGVADSIRGRMERNGGTCRIKTAPGEGTEVQLEMPMKATRGAA; encoded by the coding sequence ATGGTCGCGCCAGACGGGCCGCCCAAGATGTTCCGGCGCAGGTCCGGCCGCGCGCTGGCCGGTGTCGCGGGCGGGCTCGCCGATCACCTCGGCGCCAAGGTGCTGTGGGTGCGGCTCGGGTTCGCCATCCTCGCCGCGCTCGGCGGCATGGGCTTGCTGGCGTACGGCCTGCTCTGGGTGTTCGCGCCGCAGGAGTCGGAAGAGAGCGCCGCCAGGCACAAGCAGCCAGCCAAGGAACGCCAGCAGGCGTTCGGGCTGATGGCGCTCGGCGTCGGGCTCGGGGTCGCTGGCGGAACGGTGACCGGCGCGATCAGCGGCTGGGTCGCGGTGCCGCTGGCACTGGCGCTGATCGGTGCGGCCGTCGTCTGGCGTGAGGCCGACGAGTCGCAGCGGCGGCGGTGGCGCGACGGCGCCAAGGACGGTTTCGTCGGCGCGTTGTTCGGCGGCGGCGGCTGGTCGGCCGCGGTCCGCATCCTCGCGGGTGTCGCGCTGGTGATGACCGGCATCGGCGTGGTCGTGCTGCGCGACAGCAGCTTCGACCAGGTCCAGTTCGCGTTGATCGCGGTGATCGCGACGCTGATCGGCGTCGCCGTGCTGACCATCCCGTTCTGGCTGCGGATGGTCCGCGACCTGTCCGACGAGCGCAAGGCGCGCATCCGCACCGACGAGCGCGCCGAGATCGCCGCGCACCTGCACGACTCCGTGCTGCAAACGCTTGCGCTGATCCAGAAACAGGCCGACTCGCCCCGCGAGGTCGCCCGGCTCGCGCGTGGCCAGGAACGTGAGCTCAGGGCCTGGTTGTACGGGCCGTCCGGCTACGGCAAGCCGGCCGAGTCCGCGCCGAACGGCCGGTTCTCCGAGGCGCTCGCGGCCGCGTGCGGCGAGGTCGAGGACACCTTCGCCATCTCCGTGCAGCAGGTCGTCGTCGGCGAGGCCGACCTCGACGAACCGCTGATCGCGCTGGTGCAGGCGGCCCGTGAGTCGATCGTCAACGCGGCCAAGCACGCGGGTGTCGAAGAGGTTAGTGTTTATGCCGAGGTCGAGCCGACCGCGGTGACGGTGTTCGTGCGTGACCGGGGCAAGGGCTTCGACCCCGAGGTCGTGCCGGAGGACCGGCATGGCGTCGCCGACTCCATCCGGGGGAGAATGGAGCGCAACGGCGGCACCTGCCGGATCAAGACGGCACCCGGCGAAGGCACCGAGGTACAGCTGGAAATGCCGATGAAGGCGACTAGGGGAGCAGCGTGA
- a CDS encoding PspC domain-containing protein, whose protein sequence is MSGETQTQKPHVGFEETVKDFVASRPRRPVEGRKIAGVAAGFGNRYGLDPVVVRVALVAMTVFGGVGLVLYVLGWLFFPDERDQVSAFESMIGRGYSTTSTGFTVVLIIALFPTTGWSLSGDWFGGSGVLGYALAIAALYLLHRNRGQLNRPAAWSGPVPSGAEASFSMSDTTTAMPTSAAAPPSWDPLAAEPKGWDLPDPKPVVEHAPPPAQPPVREPRPKTRVGLITFGVALLTAGTGVALNMSGESYFSLQHIIGLTLGVVGLGLLVGSFAGGGRGLIGLAIPLSIVGMAITVIPFNQYQGGYGDLTASPTTAAELKSVYRHSAGNIDLDFRNLTADHPVTVKVSNGAGNTTVLLPATADVTYSCKSRAGQADCLTKHSQGVAQRAITGSDNGTDGVGGLQIHLEVDNGAGDVEVSRG, encoded by the coding sequence ATGAGTGGCGAGACGCAGACACAGAAGCCGCACGTCGGCTTCGAAGAGACAGTCAAAGACTTCGTGGCCAGCAGACCACGCAGGCCGGTCGAAGGCCGCAAGATCGCGGGCGTGGCCGCCGGGTTCGGCAACCGCTACGGCCTCGACCCGGTCGTCGTGCGGGTGGCATTGGTCGCGATGACCGTGTTCGGCGGCGTCGGCCTGGTGCTCTACGTGCTCGGCTGGCTGTTCTTCCCGGACGAGCGAGACCAGGTTTCCGCGTTCGAGAGCATGATCGGGCGCGGCTACAGCACGACCTCGACCGGGTTCACCGTGGTGCTGATCATCGCGTTGTTCCCGACCACGGGCTGGTCGCTCAGCGGCGACTGGTTCGGCGGCAGCGGGGTACTCGGCTACGCACTGGCGATCGCCGCGCTCTATCTACTGCACCGCAACCGCGGTCAGCTCAACCGCCCCGCCGCGTGGAGCGGTCCGGTGCCGTCAGGCGCCGAGGCGTCGTTCTCGATGTCGGACACCACCACCGCGATGCCGACCAGCGCCGCCGCGCCCCCGTCGTGGGACCCGCTGGCCGCTGAGCCGAAAGGCTGGGACCTGCCCGACCCGAAGCCGGTCGTCGAGCACGCACCGCCGCCTGCCCAGCCGCCGGTCCGTGAACCGCGCCCGAAGACCAGGGTCGGCCTGATCACCTTCGGCGTCGCGCTGCTGACCGCGGGCACCGGGGTCGCGCTGAACATGAGTGGTGAGAGCTACTTCTCGCTGCAGCACATCATCGGGCTGACGCTCGGTGTGGTCGGCCTCGGGCTGCTCGTCGGCTCGTTCGCCGGTGGCGGCCGCGGCCTGATCGGCCTCGCGATTCCGCTGTCGATCGTCGGCATGGCCATCACGGTCATCCCGTTCAACCAGTACCAGGGCGGTTACGGGGACCTGACCGCGTCGCCGACCACAGCCGCGGAACTCAAGTCGGTGTACCGGCACTCGGCGGGCAACATCGATCTCGACTTCCGCAACCTGACCGCCGACCACCCGGTCACGGTCAAGGTCAGCAACGGCGCGGGCAACACCACGGTGCTGCTGCCCGCGACGGCCGATGTGACGTACAGCTGCAAGTCCCGCGCGGGCCAGGCCGACTGCCTGACCAAGCACTCCCAGGGCGTCGCGCAGCGGGCGATCACCGGTTCCGACAACGGCACCGACGGCGTCGGCGGCCTGCAGATCCACCTGGAAGTCGACAACGGCGCTGGTGACGTGGAGGTGTCCCGTGGCTGA
- the guaA gene encoding glutamine-hydrolyzing GMP synthase, which produces MPSPTGPVLVVDFGAQYAQLIARRVREAQVYSEVVPHTASVDEILAKNPAAIILSGGPSSVYEEGAPSMDAALVKAGVPVFGICYGFQLLARALGGDVEATGAREYGRTQVQIAGDGGTLHHELPGSHPAWMSHGDSVTKAPEGYTVTATSDGAPVAGFENLEARIAGVQYHPEVHHSPHGQEVLRRFLHDVAGIRPQWTTSSIVEEQVARIAEQVGDGRAICGLSGGVDSAVAAALVQRAIGDRLTCVFVDHGLLRAGERAQVERDYVAATGVNLVTVDARERFLDALAGVTDPETKRKIIGREFIRVFEQAERDLKAEGDYKFLVQGTLYPDVVESGGGEGTANIKSHHNVGGLPDDLQFELVEPLRLLFKDEVRRVGTELGLPEVIVQRQPFPGPGLGIRIIGEVNAERLETLRAADAIAREELTAAGLDGEIWQCPVVLLADVRSVGVQGDGRTYGHPIVLRPVSSEDAMTADWTRLPYEVLERISTRITNEVADVNRVVLDVTSKPPGTIEWE; this is translated from the coding sequence GTGCCCAGTCCCACCGGTCCGGTACTCGTCGTGGACTTCGGGGCGCAGTACGCCCAGCTGATCGCCAGGCGCGTGCGCGAGGCCCAGGTCTACTCCGAGGTCGTGCCGCACACCGCGAGCGTCGACGAGATCCTCGCCAAGAACCCGGCCGCCATCATTCTCTCCGGCGGGCCGTCCAGTGTGTACGAAGAAGGCGCGCCCAGCATGGACGCGGCGCTGGTCAAGGCCGGTGTGCCCGTCTTCGGCATCTGCTACGGCTTCCAGCTGCTGGCCCGCGCGCTCGGCGGCGACGTCGAAGCGACCGGCGCCCGCGAGTACGGCCGCACGCAGGTCCAGATCGCAGGCGACGGCGGCACCCTGCACCACGAGCTGCCCGGCAGCCACCCCGCCTGGATGAGCCACGGCGACAGCGTCACCAAGGCTCCCGAGGGCTACACGGTCACCGCGACCTCGGACGGCGCGCCCGTCGCGGGCTTCGAGAACCTCGAGGCGCGCATCGCCGGTGTGCAGTACCACCCCGAGGTGCACCACTCGCCGCACGGCCAGGAGGTGCTGCGCCGGTTCCTGCACGACGTGGCCGGTATCCGTCCACAGTGGACGACCTCGTCGATCGTCGAGGAGCAGGTCGCCAGGATCGCCGAGCAGGTCGGCGACGGCCGCGCGATCTGCGGGCTGTCCGGCGGCGTCGACTCCGCCGTCGCTGCCGCACTGGTCCAGCGCGCCATCGGCGACAGGCTGACCTGCGTGTTCGTCGACCACGGGCTGCTGCGGGCGGGCGAGCGCGCACAGGTCGAGCGGGACTACGTCGCCGCGACCGGCGTCAACCTGGTGACCGTCGACGCGCGTGAGCGGTTCCTCGACGCGCTGGCGGGCGTCACCGACCCCGAGACCAAGCGCAAGATCATCGGCCGCGAGTTCATCCGCGTGTTCGAGCAGGCCGAGCGGGACCTGAAGGCCGAGGGCGACTACAAGTTCCTCGTGCAGGGCACGCTGTACCCGGACGTCGTCGAGTCCGGCGGCGGCGAGGGCACCGCGAACATCAAGAGCCACCACAACGTCGGCGGCCTGCCGGACGACTTGCAGTTCGAGCTGGTCGAGCCGCTGCGGCTGCTGTTCAAGGACGAGGTGCGCCGCGTCGGCACCGAACTCGGGCTGCCTGAGGTCATCGTCCAGCGCCAGCCGTTCCCCGGCCCCGGCCTGGGCATCCGGATCATCGGCGAGGTCAACGCCGAGCGGCTGGAGACCCTGCGCGCGGCCGACGCGATCGCCCGCGAGGAGCTGACGGCCGCCGGTCTCGACGGCGAGATCTGGCAGTGCCCGGTGGTGCTGCTCGCCGACGTCCGCAGCGTCGGCGTCCAGGGCGACGGCCGCACCTACGGTCACCCGATCGTCCTGCGCCCGGTGTCCAGTGAGGACGCCATGACCGCGGACTGGACGCGCCTGCCGTACGAGGTGCTGGAGCGGATCTCGACCCGGATCACCAACGAGGTGGCCGACGTCAACCGCGTGGTGCTCGACGTGACGAGCAAGCCGCCGGGCACCATCGAGTGGGAGTAA